The following DNA comes from Magnolia sinica isolate HGM2019 chromosome 18, MsV1, whole genome shotgun sequence.
ATATGTAATTTGTATAGGGGAGCTATATTATCTTCTCAAACCTTTCATTATTAAAGGGAGATTTTTCCTCACAATTAGTTTTGGAATGGCTTAAACCTCTCATTATTGACGGCCAATGGAAGGGTTTCACACCAAAAGCAAAGAcatttaagtaatttttaaggAAGCCATCCGAGTAGACAATCTCCAACATTTATAGTGAGAAAGGCGTTGATACTCTAGCAGGGTATGATGGTCGATATGCAagcactaagaaattgtacatATGGCATAGACTGAACTCAGGTTAAACTGTACAAATCTTGGGCCCTGATTTAGATGGCTATCATCCCAAAATACCTTGTTTTTTATTTCATAAATGgctgattggtggatatttaatggACTATCAAAATGAAAGCTACCAATGGTCCGGGGTTTGAGCACCCTAGTCCCTAGGCACCCTTGCATACTTTGTACCACACCGAGTTTACAAATTGTGGTGTCCCTTCTAGGGAACAATGTAACACATCCTTGCTCACTTTCCACCACAGCTTACAAATTTTCGCATGTCACTTCCAGGGAATGCCCCAGATTGATCAAGATGGAAACAGAATTCATTCTTACAGTAGTTCATCAAAAGTTTGACAACCAGCTGCCACCTGACATCAACCCTCCTCTACCCTAGCCGAGGACCAGCAGTTGCAATTGCTATTTGGCAGAATTGATGATTCTTATAATTTCGTTTTAAGAAAAggaagaagtgaaaaaaaaaaaaaaaaaaaaaagatgtctaaatcaagggttttagggtttggtATTGATGCGCGTCCAGCCATTACTTGAACTGATGCATAGGGTCAAGTTGGGTATGACGTAACTGGGTTCTGTAGAGGAAAACGGAGAAGGGGAAATTTTGAAACTTGTTACATGCCGTGTTTGTAAAGGTCAAGTTGTGTCATGGATAAATATCAATTGGCATAGTTGGTACATGAAAATATATTGGCCGAGTAGTATGGGTTGGAGATGAGTAGGCAGGTAGATCAGTGTCTTGTATTTGTGACCTTTGAAAGTGAGCTGGGTCTAAACAATTGTGTCTAGTCATGAGACCAGGGAATGGATGTTAGTTTTCTTGCTGGTAttggagggatttttgtgggacTTAATATTAGCATTTTTGTTGATGTTTTGAAGAATTTTGGGATAGGTGAAGCTTTCTCATGGAcacctttgttcttttctttttcttttttaatggtttgcTTCAGTTTAAAATCAATTTTGTGACAGTTTTGGAGGGTAAGAGTTAATGAGCATGatgttctttctttttgtttggtTGGTGTTATTAAAGAACCGTGTTCAAATGTAGCGGGCTTGTCATGTTTTGTTATGGTTTGGTTGTCTCTGTTTGAAATTAATTTTGGAAATGCTCCAGAGGAAGTTGGGAGttgttgattttgattatagtgctttttcattgacgtttgaaaaaaaaaaaaaggttcaaatGAAGCTTTTCTTGTGGGAACTTTTGCTAAAATCTAGCTGGTTATGTTAGAAATCTGCATGAATTTTTTGTAGGGCATTCTGATGCAGTAGGAATTAATTCCAGTGTGATTAGTTGCTGGTGGGATGGTTTGCTAGTTCTTTCATTCTATAGGGTTTTTATGCTATTGCAGATAAAAAGGGTGACTATGCTGTTGAGGTCAAGGGAGTAGAGATGTCTCCAGATCCGGTGGTGAGAGGAAAGCCAGCTACTTTCAGCATCTCTGCATCTACTGGTACATTCATATTTTACATGTTCCCTATATTGCTTTTCTTTTTGGGCTTGAATTTTTCTGTTTCAACATGTGAACTGTGTTAGACGATGATCCAATTGTACTTCCAAATGAAATGTGAATTTCTCTTAGAGCTTCTTCCTTCCCGCGTTTCTGTTCCTCTTTTGGTAATATGAACTGAGCACTCGAGTTTAAACATTAAAAACTAATGAGACAAGGAGCTGCCTAGCACTTCACTGTTTTACATAATACCAGTGATTGATTGGTTGTTGCCATTGACAAATAAAAGTCATCATTATGCTCATCCCCAATGCCTAGTTGAACAGTGCCCTAATGAGCTTGTCTAGCAAAAGAAAAAAGGACACACTAAAATTTATTCAAGCATTTGATCTGAATATGGAGGCCAGATTCCAAAATCGATAGCTAATCGGTTATTGTTACGGATCTGATGGTATAGAATAATTCTGCGGGAGAAATTGTATGATCCTCGGCCTGGAGAGAGGTCAGGTATAGTATCCAGGAGACCGAATCTGTACAAGCGGACCTTGGTTCaacaatctggaccattcattgaTTGGTAGTAGATAGTGAGCAGATTAGGTTATGATAGGATGGTCAGGATCTTCCAACTTACGAAATCTTTAATACTCATCTATCCTtggtgggcccatcagatcacAGCTGTGTGGCCAATCAGTGCACCTCATTTGTAGGAACTTAGGGCCCAAGCATTCTATATAGACGTATGCAATATGAGTAGAAACAGTCAAAGTTCAGTATTTTACTTGTGATTATAACAGTTCTGCTAACTGGAGTGGTGGTTTGAATTCAATTTGTCTTGTAGCATTAGAGAGTCTGTCTTAGAACTCTTTCCAGCGCAGAAAGAATATTCAAATATATGTTATGTGTACAAGGATATGCCCCTCATTTCATCTTGGAATTTTCTCTCTAATGTCTTCATCTCCTTTATCTCACTCTGAGTTTTAGTAGGTGCTATTGGTTGGTTTCTTTATAACTACGACATATGGGATTTTAATCAAGGTAACCCTGTGAAACCTGGCACAATGATATGTCCATACAATAATATTGCAACAGGTTTGCCAAGCCCCTATGGCTGTATGAGGCAGGCAAACTCCATGCCACCACATTTGCCAGTGCATCACATGGGctcaagatcctagccatccatcagtCGGTCCCCACCATGGAAACGCcctttgccaaaaaaatatcagTCCGCTGATCAATTTGCTTCTAATTGACCAAGGCATCTGCACAGTGGGGGCACCTTAGggatggcttggatgtcccaCCATGTGCCACATCAGCACATGTGAGTATGTGATGGTGTGTAGATGAGCtgccatacatacatgtgttggGTTTTGCAAACTTCACATGGAAATATTAAAGATGTTCTGTATATGGGCGTGGAGAAGATTTTGGAGCATTCAGATATTTTCATGGAGCACTTGAAAAATTACAATCTACACCAGTTGCTGTTACTTGTTCTAGTGCTTGCTaggtttttcttttagatctttcttaaaaggggtgtgtgtgtgcatgtgtgaggaTTTATGCATTCTACATGCGAGTAGGGTAGCAACTCGGCTGCGCTGGCCCAAGCCAGCCATAGTAGGGTATAGATGTGCTGAACCTCAAGTCCTTTGAGGTGTCACTGAGCCTGAGTACTAGGCCTGGTAAGTAATTTGGCTCAACCTGGCTTGCATCTATCAAAAGGCCTGACAAGCATGCCTGGCCCACCTCGAATTATTTAACATTATATGACTGGATATTGCTTGGCCCGATTTCAGCTCTCTAGAGgcatgggatgggatgggatgggatgggatgggatgggatgggccTGGCCTGGTCTCAGGTCCTTACCTCATGGGCTGGGCTCGAACATGCTATGGCCCAGCTTGAATCTGACCTGTTTGCGACCCCATTCACGAGTGTGTACGATTGAACTTGATCGCATTAATAGTGAGTTCAATCCAATGGTGCCACAATTTACTTTTTAGTGTGCAAAAACTCTTCCTTTCAAGATTAGCATAGATTACATTTTGAAATAGGCCTTTCCATAACACAGTTGTATCTGGTCATGATATGAGcaaatcatcttggtttcttgcCTTATGTTGTTCTCCTCTTTACATTTTTAATAACCAGCCCGATTTGTTATTCTGTAGGAACTATAGTTCTTGCTTTTTATGGTCTTCCATTGGCTGCTGCTGAAATAGGCGCCTCCACAAAACATGGAGTCCCatcacaatttttatttatttatttatttattttgagttcTATCACCAATGCGAGGTGAGGAGTAGTACTCTCGCAAGGGTACTgttcttttttccattttaagACCACTGATGTGTTGAATTTCGACTCTCATAAGGCATGGTTAGAGTTGGATATAAGAACATTGATGTGATTGGACTCTCTTATGTAATGATTTCAGACACATGCACGTGTGGTTGTCCACTGCTTATGCAAATTCTGGAATTTTATATACTTAAATAGtaatgatcacctacaaccacgTTAGCTTAAGATACAACTCAATCCACATAACAATGTGTCACCTGTTTTGGACATCTGAGCCCTGCAGTAAGTTGGGCCCCTCATGAACATCACCTGGAGCAAGAATAGGCCAAtgcattcatcagatgggcctgCTCTGTTCGATAGCTAGAGGGTTTAACTCGTACATGCCAATGGTTTGAATTGACTCACTCATGTAGCCTGCCTAATTATTAAGAcaggccttatttttgggcctgatgatcttcatggtgggcccaccttgtctCAAATGTCCGGCACATGTGAAGCATTGGAACATGTGAGACAAGCTTTGTGTTAAGCTAAGCTACAGCCAGTTCTGGGTGATCACTACTATTTGTGTAAGGGTAACCATCACCTTAGTTACTCTTTAAGTGAGGGGTAAGTAAGAGGGTCTGTGAATAGGTAGGAAATGGAGAAAGCTATTTTAGGATATCCAATTGTCCAAATCATCTAGGAATAGATATGTTCAGGAGCAGGTGATTGATGTGCTACAGCCTAGACTAATTAGATTTTCCTGGTATTGTGATGCAGATGAAGCCATCTCTGGAGGGAAAGTGGTGATCGAGGTTTCATATTTTGGTGCGCACATCCACACCGAAACGCATGACCTTTGTGGGAAGACGCCTTGCCCAATCGCAACAGGCGATTTTGTGCTGTCTCACACCCAGTCTTTGCCAGGATTCACTCCACCAGTAAGCCATTCTTTCTTCCCCACTTCTTAAACTTCCATTGCTGCAGAATACAAACTTTTAGCCTGCCTACCCCTGTTTGGGGTTGTCAAATGGCTGGGTTTGGTTCAAGCCCCATTCTAGCTGCAAAGACAGTGCTTGAGCCCCACCTGAGCTGGACAGGGACCAAGTTTCCTGCAGGCATGTCCAACCCAAGAGAAGCTATGGCATGATTCCCATCCAGGCATGACCCATTGCATGATGTTTAGCTGTTATGCCCACGCTCCACCTGCCATGGTGTGCCATTTCCATATAAGTTAATTGTAGACAACATATGTGATTAATATATCATACTAGGGTTATGGCACATGCGATGCACGTGGAACAAGGAAGGGATggagataaaagggagagagatttaGAGGTGCAAGAGACAATAGGAGAGAAGTGGAGTGACCACAGTTCTCTACAAAACCTGTTTCACACAACATGTAAAACTCCCGAGTCTGCTGAACCCACCATGTTTTAAATGCAAAACCAATCTGTTCATCAGGTTCTATTCTTGATTTTAGGTACTGAtgtaaaaaatcagctagatccggaactcagatgggccacaccacatggaattgTGCAATGGGATGCTGACCATAAGTTTgtgtgtgggccaccatgtgtTGTATCTTTCATCGAACCCGTTAACCTGATATAattaacatggatgaagagaagataCACAAATCAGcccgataaaaaaaaaaaactcagatgggccacatcatgcGTACTTGGCGGTGTCAGTGGGCCGGGCTCAGGCctgaaaatcagaattttgattaGGGCCGGCCCGACGGCCCagcctgaaacagttcaaaatccgggctgagacctacccaggcccggcccattgacagccctatatgTACTTAGAAATCTTTGGAgcattttacattgttcccattggcATGACCCATGTGAGTTTTCAAACAGTTATCttcaaataatggttctcaccaGATGGACGGAATGTATTTTACATACACAACATGGTAGACCTCAAGGAGCTTTGCACAGTCTCCTCTTCGTACTGACCATATGCAAGAGGAAGTCGTGTTCATGCAGGCTAGATGCGTTGAAAGAAGTGCAAGAAGCAGGTTTAAGCCCATCCCTGGCGCAGAATATCAAGTCCCTTGCCAAGCGGCTACATTTTTACGATGAATTCACTCTTTTAACTAATGCTGTGAAGAGTAATTGCaagggcaaaaatgtccaaaagtTATTGGCGTTATATACAGTGGAGATATATGATGGCTTATCTCAACCAAGCGACCCAACCCGTTGGGCTGAGGGAACTCAACCCTAACCTAAGCATTCCATTACCAAGTCAGATGTGGTATTGTTGGATCACTCGGCCTAGGAATTTGGCCTAAATAAGACCCATAAAAGGTAGGGGTGCAACTCGGGTGGGGTGGGTTGAGGGTCAGCCTGAGCATTATCAAACCTCAGGAGGACCTAACCTGCAACCTGACCCGACTCGAATTCCAACTCGAGATGCCTAACCTGAACCAAACCGGAAGTCCTCTATACTCAACCCTATGGCCTACACTGGcttgacccaaatacatgtgattattcccaacctgacATGAATTTGCTGAACCAGAACCCAATCTGATTTCACATCGGGTGGGAGcttccaaccctaacccaaccagTGGTCCctagcaacccgacccaaccaaAGCCGAACTTGGGTTTGGTCAATTCCTTTCAGGTTGACCCATATTCTAGTTGCAGTCTTAATGCTAGGCCAGGTAGGATGAGCTGGCCTGATCCATTGTTACTGAATTTTCCGTAAATTTTGCCTCTTAAAACCATCAGGCATCACCACTCTACACTTGATTTTCAATGGAAGTACATTACTATCAGTCAGAATATTAATCTTGCCATTAGGTTTCTCATCCTCATTGTGCATGGGTGGTTTTTGGACCATTTATCCATCTTGGGCAGATGTTATTTTCATTAATTTCATTTTGCTGTGATGCTCAACATGCAGGGTTCATATAGACTTAAGATGAAAATGGTGGACGGGACCGGGCATCAGTTGACATGCATCAGTTTTGGTTTCAATATCCGGGCTGGCTCATCCATCGCAGATAGTTAAGTGGGTCCAATTTGCATATGAACAGTACATGTTTTAATCACCTATTCTGCAGGAGTCTGAAGACCTGCATGGAcagttgttttttctttttctttttctttttctttttcttttcataccTCTAGTGCTGTATATGATCTTGCCAGTAGAACCTAATACCTGTCTGTACGAATATTTCTGAATTCAAAAAATGTGAGCAAATGTTACATCTCCTTCTCGTGAGTGGTGACGAGTGCGAACTCATCCTCACATGTGGAAGTGATGtccagctatccagaccattgaaaTTGTGGGTCCCCTTATGGAGAAAATCTTTGAAGCCACATTGATCAAGCAATCTTAATCATCCAATGATTATGAGTAAAATTGTGAGTGATCcaaattcaaagagaaaaatTAGATGGTCAATGTTATCAACATAAGTGTGGTTTTTCTCAGTTATGCTCCACCCAAACAGTTGGTAGACAGCCTGTATTGCAATACAGCTAAgagatgtaaatgttttattccTAATCATAAAATTGTCCTCCACACAAAGTGTGCTGAAGGAATGAATCTTGAATCTCCTGCTTACGCAATGATATCAATGCTGGGGGAGGTTTGTTTGAGTACATCCTGGCAGATGTACTTTGAATctgggtcatcttccaatgatccaaaacGTTACATGACAAACCTCATTTTGTACAATGGAAAAATGACAAATAGAATACATGAATTGGATTACTTTCAACCCTTTGATTTTGCTTTGAACATGAAGGGCCATCATAATCATTGTATAATCAATGGGTTGAAAAAGATGCAAATTCAATGGCTAGAGTCCCAGAACAATTCGAGCAACCTCATTGCTGGGATTGAAGTGCATATCGGGTTTCTGCAAACTATGTTGCCCACCATTGTATGTGTATGAAAAAAAGATACATAAATATTGGCAAGAAATCCCGATCTTCATTCAGATTTTGTGGGTTGTATGATACTGCAGTAGACTTTGGGCCTCGTGCTTGCAAGAACAAGCAGGTATTTTTTGTTCGCACCTGCAGTTCATACAGGTGGGTCAATGATTCAATCTAGGCTCATTTATCCAGTGATCGCATGATTGGTGATGCTATGAAACCACTCCAATTGGACAGCCCTAGGCCATTATATTTTTAGCCGGCAATTGGAGGGTTAATAATAAGATTTTGCCAACAGTAGGTATGGAACAGGAAGAGGTTGGCTGATGGaatggctgttttttttttttttttcaggttaaCATCTGTGAACTCTAcgagggctgcaacttgggttcaggtcaacccAAACCTGGTTGACCAAACCAGAGTTCAGGTCAGACTCAGGTTGGAAAATGGCATCAGCTTGAAATCAGGTTGGGTTAGGAATAATCACATATACTTGGTGGGAATGGGGTCGCAGGTTGTCCTCTTGAGGTAAGGTCGGGTTGGGGTTTATCCtcaaacctgacccaacctgcccgaGTTGCATCCCTAAAGACGCATCTAGCCAACCATAAAGACCAGAGGAGGTATTCTCAGCGGGTGTTCTAAATCTGTCTGGCAACTGACAAATACGAGTATGATGAAATGCTGTGGGTACGCTGCTGTCTTGGACACAAGTGGACCCAAAGGTCCAGTGATCCAAATCAATAACGTCATGGGAACCTCTTTGATGGCATATGTACTGAAAAATCCCCATAATTGGAAGATCCTGATCACAGTTGGACAATAAATGGACATTCGAGAAATAAGATGCTGCGAAATTGTGAACAAAAAAGCCATCTGCAGAGTGAGGTCCGCAACAACAGTTCGTATCAGTGAACCATGGAACCCACTTCTACCAACCAGTCAACGTTTGGTCATTAGCTCATTCAGAAACCCCGTTTCGTTTCAAGTACCCCAGCTGTTGGCCGTCACCTCATTCAGAAACCCAATCTTGAAAATAAGCCATCACAAccgttcactctctctctctctctctctctctctctctctctctctctcaagcattCATTGCATGATCTGTCCATCAACAAAAGCAAATCGGGTCTGGTCTGGATTTTAAATACTGGTACAAACCGAATTCAGACAGTTAAAAGAGTACAAGCTTTCATCCAGAAGACTATTTAACGCCTCAATAATAAATCAGATGCAACCTTTCATGCACGACCTCTCTTGCATCTAGCCCATTGGATAAGGCTCGCATTTCGCTCATCAACAAGGCTATGCCATGAATACGGCAAAGCCATACGCCAAATAAAGAACAGACGTTGAGATTCTCTAGAAATGGCCAATTTTCAAACAGACATAAAGCTTTTGCAGCACTAAAAGACGAGTCCCTAGTGACCATTGCCCATACTATACCCAGCTGGCACACAGGAGATCCATGCCATGCATCGGGGGCAGTACCATAGTGCACATGCCCTTGTCCACACAAGCCATGGCCCCACCTGTTCACCAAGCaagcttagggcccgtttggccgggtggattggaagggattgaatggtactagagtggatggcatggatttctaggtaatgatggtgttgtcagtagattgtcttgAGATGCATGGGATTACTCTATCcgtggattgctatatccagtctgtttggcatgcccggccaatcccaggattaaactttcccatcccttccaatccctcgaaccaaacatgtcctaggcaaatttgaacggattagggtggattggatgggatttaaaggtaatgacggtgttgtcagtggattgtcttaagatcgatggattgggatcagatcactgactctgtttggcacgcccggccaatcccgggatttaacttccaatcccttccaatccgaccggccaaatgggcccttagcgGCTCTTGCAATCACAGAGGGTTAAGAGGCCAGGGGTAATCAAGGGGTGCTCGGTccccaaaaaaaattttaaaaaaaaaccctttgaATATGCTGGCGACTCGATCACCAATAATTGCAATCCAGAAATAGCAGAAGATCTTCATGTCTGCCACAAAGCTCAATCAATTGTCGACTTTCTAAACTGAGCAAAGACCCAAACTGCATGAGATCAATGCTGTGGATTTGCATGCAAAGGCTTGCATGTTCATGTTCCTACAAATGTCCATTTCATCCTCTCTAATTTTTCAATCGCTTTACACTACTAGAGAGCAAAGAAAGAATCTCCTGCAAAAGATATCAACACCATGCGAACAATGCACTTAAGTACATACACCTGAAATGAAACATACTTGTCGATCCAAACTGCAACCAAAAGGATATgaggaaggggaaaaaaaaaggcaaCATGGATGCTTGATTCCTCACCTGGCTTTCAGAAAAGCAAACGCTGGATGCATATGGAAGCTAAGTTGTCTGAAAGAGCTCCAAAGGCCCATTTGCTGTAAAGATGGGATCGAATTCCATGAGGACACGGATCTCCGAACACAAACGGAGGCAGTGCATTGACTTATCCTTTAGGAGTAGAAAAATGCCAAGAATTGTAAGCTTACAAGTTAGGACTGAGGTTACAAAAAGTTCCCTAAACTACACAACTACAATGATGATAACACGATCAGCCAGCTTCCCGCAGAGTTGCACCCAAGGGGCCTCGCAAAATAAACCAACCGAAAATCGTGATCcagatccatgtcatttttgcCTGGAGGTCCTGTCTAACTGTcacaaaaggaaaacaacaaaaggaaagaaaaacacgTGTGATAGATCCTATCGGGGAGATGGGGTTTCTTTAACAGCTAACAGGAGATGCCTTGGGCGGATGCTGTCCACCCTCGCAGTTTACAGGAGCATGCACCTCAGTATTTTTCGACCCCTCATTGTCCTTGTGGTCTTCCTTGACCTCCTGGGATGCTGCCTCGATGTTGGGCTCAGATGCCGTGGCATGTCCTTTGTCTGCCTTCACTTTCTGTTCCTCAGTCTGCGATGTGGGCGGTGAGTCGGTCTTTTCCTCTGCTGCCTTGTTGGCATCAGAATCAGTCTTTCCAACATCTTCCTGGTTCTCATTGTTCTCCTCAGCCTGATCCTTGTCGCCTTTCTGCTCCACAGTGTTCTTATTTGCCTCAGCTTCTTTGGTAGcaacttcttctccttcttcaaccTTGTCTCCTCCGTCCTCATCTTCCTTCATGTCAGTATCAAGGCTCCCTTTTTGTACTTCTTCTGCAGCTTCTGCTTCTTCCGGAGCTTCAGTTTCTCCATCTCCACTGTCAGTTTTCTCTGTCGCTCCCTTTTTTGGGCCCGATTCCCTACCTCGTTTCTTCAGGGGCTCCCCTTCGGGTGACTCTGTTGATTTCACCTTTTCACTTATTCTCGCAGAACGCCTCGGCGTGTCACCTGTTTGTCAGCCATTCAAACAAAAACCAACCccatgagaaagagagaaacatGTGCTGTGCATGCTGAATGGCCTGAGAAAATTAGGCCAAACTGATCACCAGGCAAGGCCcaatgcattgcattagcattgtaCAATGTGTGCACGCGCGTGcgcgtgtgagagagagagagaaagagtaccAGTGCCCCAGTCGAATTCAGAGGAAGAAGGTCCACCAGGGTGGGATTTAATGTACTGCTCCAACTGCCTCTTGCTCCTGATCTCCTCACCTGTCGGTGATATAAAAACTATCTCGTTCCTTCTGGGAGTACCCCCACTCCCCTTCTTTGGAGTGAACTGTAATTAACAcagcaagaaaagaaaagatcacaCATGAACACCAGATGGCAAAGAAAATGCCAGGCATGTAAGAGCATTATAATTTCCAAAATCAAATGTTCTGATCTTCGGGTTATGAATGCAGACACATGAACAGATGCCATCTACAATCCATCACAAACATATTCATCCACATTCACAAGAAATCACTGGTTGTTGAGATACTGCTAGGCCACTAAAATAACGCCGCACTATGCAGAAGCAATGAGAGTCATTTCCAGAGCAATTTCCAGCAAATTAGAGATGAAAAGAAGAATTATCAAGCTCCATCCATGAATCCCATGCAGTACACAGGCGGCTAAGCTTATTACAAATAATTACAGTTCAGAAATAAGGTGTCAGCTTCAGCCATTAGTTTAAGACCCTTCCAGAAAATTAATATTATTCTGATTTTGAAACAAATGAAAGCGTCTACAGATCAGCACTTGTTTGGTCCATTTTACAGCCCAGTTATTAAACTTGAAACCCACTGGCAATCACAGGATCCGCAACAGCAGGAGGCATGCTtgaaaataatctcaaaaaacttGCAGATGACATGCAAATCAACTTTCAATTGCAGAATCAGACTCAACAAGTCAAAAAAGAACTTGCTAATTTTACAAGGGAAA
Coding sequences within:
- the LOC131232712 gene encoding uncharacterized protein LOC131232712, with translation MAVDLASPLLILTALLLLHPSIQAKEIQYCDKKGDYAVEVKGVEMSPDPVVRGKPATFSISASTDEAISGGKVVIEVSYFGAHIHTETHDLCGKTPCPIATGDFVLSHTQSLPGFTPPGSYRLKMKMVDGTGHQLTCISFGFNIRAGSSIADS
- the LOC131233482 gene encoding methyl-CpG-binding domain-containing protein 11-like, giving the protein MASETSPDMGENAAAEKQQQSQAEIRADVVSVDLPAPKGWKKKFTPKKGSGGTPRRNEIVFISPTGEEIRSKRQLEQYIKSHPGGPSSSEFDWGTGDTPRRSARISEKVKSTESPEGEPLKKRGRESGPKKGATEKTDSGDGETEAPEEAEAAEEVQKGSLDTDMKEDEDGGDKVEEGEEVATKEAEANKNTVEQKGDKDQAEENNENQEDVGKTDSDANKAAEEKTDSPPTSQTEEQKVKADKGHATASEPNIEAASQEVKEDHKDNEGSKNTEVHAPVNCEGGQHPPKASPVSC